One part of the Bacillus sp. FJAT-27916 genome encodes these proteins:
- a CDS encoding IS3 family transposase, with amino-acid sequence MSKITFTSREIKLLQKNPNVQRVSERSITYTDAFKNRFIDEYMTGKLPRQIFMEGGFDVDLIGMKRIEQSAYRWKKAYETNGLLGLTDSRKTASGRPLKRELSPSEVIKRQEAQIKLLEGQIELLKKLEMTERRLLNESQNLAPNRIYQLIYETLEQHSFKRLTAYFCALLGVSRSGYYSYLKAFEVRKAREQLDLEAKELILKAFKRRGYKKGSRSIKMVLENKYGVHFSRKKIQRIMRKYGIVCPHRRSNPYRKIAKATKEHQVVPNKLNREFKQGVPGKVLLTDITYLPYAGRQMAYLSTIKDASTNEILVYHVSDRITLDIATQTIHKLMNNKKVKLDKDAFIHSDQGSHYTSPRYQKLLKKYGLGQSMSRRGNCWDNAPQESFFGHLKDEVDYRSCQTLNELKAKIKHYINYYNYDRYQWNLKKMTPVQFRNHLLVA; translated from the coding sequence ATGAGTAAGATTACATTTACATCTAGAGAGATTAAACTACTTCAAAAAAACCCAAATGTACAACGTGTCAGCGAGCGATCCATCACCTATACAGATGCATTTAAAAATAGATTTATTGATGAGTATATGACGGGAAAGCTTCCCCGGCAAATTTTTATGGAGGGCGGTTTTGATGTCGACCTCATTGGAATGAAGCGAATCGAACAATCGGCCTATAGGTGGAAGAAAGCCTATGAAACCAATGGGTTACTTGGACTCACGGATTCAAGGAAAACGGCATCTGGAAGGCCGTTAAAACGGGAACTCTCACCATCTGAAGTGATTAAACGCCAAGAAGCTCAAATTAAGCTGTTGGAAGGACAAATAGAGCTATTAAAAAAGCTAGAAATGACCGAAAGGAGGCTGTTAAACGAAAGTCAAAACCTCGCTCCAAATAGAATCTATCAGCTGATTTATGAGACCTTGGAACAACATTCATTCAAGCGATTGACGGCATACTTTTGTGCCCTCTTAGGCGTATCCCGTTCGGGTTACTACAGTTACTTAAAGGCTTTTGAGGTCCGTAAAGCAAGAGAACAATTAGATTTAGAAGCGAAAGAGCTCATTTTAAAAGCGTTTAAACGACGCGGGTATAAGAAGGGGTCTCGCTCCATTAAGATGGTATTAGAAAATAAGTATGGAGTCCACTTTAGTCGAAAAAAGATTCAACGAATCATGAGGAAATATGGGATTGTCTGTCCTCACAGGAGGTCAAATCCTTATAGGAAAATCGCCAAAGCCACTAAGGAACACCAGGTCGTTCCAAACAAGTTGAACCGAGAATTCAAACAAGGAGTTCCTGGTAAAGTACTATTAACAGATATCACCTATTTGCCATATGCCGGAAGACAGATGGCTTATTTGTCGACCATAAAAGATGCCTCGACGAACGAAATCCTCGTTTACCATGTTTCAGACCGAATTACATTGGATATCGCCACGCAGACGATCCATAAGTTAATGAACAACAAGAAAGTAAAATTAGACAAGGATGCGTTTATCCACTCCGATCAAGGAAGCCATTACACAAGTCCTCGTTATCAAAAATTATTGAAGAAATATGGATTGGGACAATCCATGTCTCGCCGGGGAAACTGTTGGGACAATGCCCCTCAGGAATCGTTCTTTGGGCACCTCAAAGATGAAGTCGATTATCGATCTTGCCAGACACTGAATGAACTAAAGGCCAAAATAAAGCACTACATCAATTACTATAATTATGACCGTTATCAATGGAACTTAAAGAAGATGACCCCTGTTCAATTTAGGAATCATCTTCTCGTAGCTTAG
- a CDS encoding ComEC/Rec2 family competence protein → MRSKILKSFLALILLISFIPFSAPVEAASNLKVHYINVGQGDSTLIQTPNGKNYLIDGGKKGQGKVVTAYLKKQGVKKLDAVIATHPDADHIGGLITVIKSFKVSAVYAPKVSHTSQTYKEFLTAVKGKKLSIKTAKQGVKIATGTSAVTLTFLAPVKTYSKTDLNNWSAVLLLKHNQKKFLFMGDAETKAENDMISKKLLSKVDVLKVGHHGAKNTTSTNFLKKVSPKYAVISVGKNGYGHPTSDVLNRLKARKITVYRTDKSKNIIFTSTGKKLTVKTVK, encoded by the coding sequence ATGCGTTCAAAAATATTAAAGTCTTTCTTGGCCCTTATCCTTTTGATCAGCTTCATTCCATTTTCAGCACCGGTTGAAGCGGCATCAAACCTAAAGGTTCACTACATTAATGTTGGTCAAGGTGATTCCACTTTGATTCAAACGCCTAACGGCAAGAATTATCTAATTGACGGCGGGAAAAAAGGACAAGGAAAAGTGGTCACAGCCTATTTGAAGAAGCAAGGTGTCAAAAAGCTTGATGCAGTCATTGCAACCCATCCTGATGCCGACCATATCGGCGGCTTGATTACCGTTATCAAATCATTTAAGGTCAGTGCAGTCTACGCACCTAAAGTTTCACACACCTCTCAAACCTACAAAGAATTCTTAACTGCTGTGAAGGGCAAAAAACTGTCCATCAAAACAGCAAAACAAGGTGTCAAAATCGCAACGGGAACAAGTGCTGTCACATTGACTTTCCTTGCCCCAGTGAAAACTTACAGTAAAACAGACTTAAACAATTGGAGTGCTGTCCTCCTGTTAAAACATAACCAGAAGAAATTCTTGTTCATGGGGGATGCCGAAACAAAAGCAGAGAATGACATGATCAGCAAAAAACTCCTCTCAAAAGTCGATGTATTGAAGGTCGGCCACCATGGAGCGAAAAATACAACAAGCACGAACTTCCTTAAGAAGGTTAGTCCAAAATATGCTGTGATCAGTGTCGGCAAAAACGGTTATGGCCATCCAACAAGCGATGTCTTAAACCGATTGAAAGCACGTAAAATCACCGTTTATCGTACAGATAAAAGCAAAAATATCATCTTCACCTCAACAGGTAAAAAACTTACGGTCAAAACAGTGAAATAA
- the gsiB gene encoding glucose starvation-inducible protein GsiB gives MADDKMSREEAGRKGGEATSKKHDKEFYQEIGQKGGEATSDNHDKEFYQEIGQKGGEATSDNHDKEFYQEIGQKGGEATSDNHDKEFYQEIGKKGGEATSDNHDKEFYREIGKKGGEARDND, from the coding sequence ATGGCAGACGATAAAATGAGCAGAGAAGAAGCTGGACGTAAAGGTGGAGAAGCCACTTCAAAAAAACATGACAAGGAATTCTATCAAGAAATAGGTCAAAAAGGCGGAGAAGCTACTTCTGACAACCATGACAAAGAATTCTACCAAGAAATCGGCCAAAAAGGCGGAGAAGCTACTTCCGACAACCATGACAAAGAATTCTACCAAGAAATCGGTCAAAAAGGCGGAGAAGCTACTTCCGACAATCATGATAAAGAATTCTATCAAGAGATTGGAAAAAAAGGCGGAGAAGCTACTTCTGACAATCATGATAAGGAATTCTACCGTGAAATCGGAAAAAAAGGCGGAGAAGCACGCGATAACGATTAA
- a CDS encoding LysR family transcriptional regulator → MSIQKYAIFREVVDTGSFSLAGERLGISQSAVSHSVTSLEKEYKVKLLARSRSGIQLTDSGQRILQYIEKILYLEEKMNQELAEIRGLELGTLTIGTVTPLTSEWLPGIMKRFHEQFPSIQVNIREGTSQEIVDWVENGEVDIGFTYSLKERGRIDRLLLTHEPFYLLMHEEKQGDDLFRLMKESPFIMPTSYREMILKQKAFKPTVLLELSDERAIIELVRNGLGISILPRMCLHNLPEEVNIMLIPHELIQLPVHLVSLLFSAMSPAAEKMSATISLWLNENYNIIMSTEEKLSFD, encoded by the coding sequence ATGTCGATTCAAAAGTATGCCATTTTTCGAGAAGTAGTAGATACAGGGAGCTTTTCGCTGGCAGGAGAGCGTCTAGGAATCTCCCAATCAGCCGTAAGTCATTCGGTCACGAGCCTGGAAAAGGAATATAAGGTGAAGCTGTTGGCTAGAAGCCGCTCAGGGATTCAGTTGACTGATAGCGGGCAGCGGATTTTACAATATATCGAGAAAATTCTATATCTAGAAGAAAAGATGAATCAGGAATTAGCTGAAATAAGGGGACTGGAATTGGGGACTTTGACGATTGGGACTGTCACACCTCTTACTTCTGAATGGCTTCCTGGCATTATGAAAAGATTTCATGAGCAATTTCCGTCCATCCAGGTGAATATCCGTGAAGGGACAAGCCAGGAAATTGTCGACTGGGTTGAAAATGGAGAAGTGGATATTGGGTTTACTTATTCTTTAAAGGAAAGAGGGAGGATTGACCGGCTGCTGCTCACTCATGAGCCGTTCTATCTGCTTATGCATGAAGAAAAGCAGGGGGACGACTTGTTCCGCTTAATGAAGGAAAGTCCGTTTATCATGCCGACAAGCTATCGGGAAATGATCCTGAAGCAAAAAGCCTTTAAACCAACCGTCCTCCTTGAGCTGTCTGATGAAAGAGCGATTATTGAGCTTGTTCGAAACGGACTTGGAATCAGTATCCTTCCAAGGATGTGCTTGCATAATCTGCCGGAGGAAGTAAACATCATGCTGATTCCCCACGAGCTGATCCAGCTGCCGGTGCATCTTGTCAGTTTATTGTTTTCAGCCATGTCTCCGGCAGCGGAGAAGATGAGTGCTACGATTAGTCTATGGTTGAATGAAAACTATAATATTATTATGTCAACTGAAGAAAAACTCTCCTTCGATTAG
- a CDS encoding DNA topoisomerase III produces the protein MELIIAEKPDQGLTLASPFTFKRHDGYVEISPNEVFPNGAFCTWAIGHLTELSAPETYKPEWKKWSMGSLPIIPERFTYQVTKSKYKQFNIVKQLLKRPEVSTIIHAGDAGREGELIVRNIISLSGVKKPMKRLWISSLTKKSIVDGFKSLKDGQETIYLFHEAYTRACADWLVGMNASRAYSLLLKQKGMNDVFSAGRVQTPTLALIVKREQEIESFVSKPFWEIIATFEMDGHKYEGKWEKDGESRLDQKEMAEKIAAFCQSKEAVIKDMKTERKEFQPPLLFNLSSLQATANKAFKYSPKKTLDILQKLYQKGIVSYPRSDSNYVTEGEAELFPDILEKLGQFEDYKSLMPVPNPSIIHNKRFVNEKKVSDHYAIIPTEQVTNPSRLSGEERNIYDLIVRRLIAAHYESAVFDYTTITTLVDGRAEFISKGKQQIREGWRQVVFLDDKDEDTILPNVKKDDTGIVKKVKVKEGKTQPPKRYTEGQLITLMKTAGKHLDNEELEKVLMKSEGLGTEATRAGIITSLKDRKYIDVKKNQVFATDKGKVLIKAIGEEILASPEMTAKWEQRLAEIGEGKASAAQFMEQTKKLTAKIIEDAIKGFETWDFSDYNVESIQRKGSKFPKPKKMGQCPLCQGDVVDKGQFYGCSNYREKECKFTFSKTILGKKISQANMQKLLKEGRTNLIKGFSKGENTFDATLEWKDGKINFLFSTENVGKS, from the coding sequence ATGGAATTAATCATCGCGGAGAAACCGGATCAAGGATTGACATTAGCATCGCCATTTACCTTTAAGCGGCATGATGGGTATGTGGAGATCTCGCCTAATGAAGTCTTTCCAAACGGGGCGTTTTGTACATGGGCGATTGGCCATTTGACTGAATTATCGGCACCGGAGACATATAAGCCGGAATGGAAGAAATGGTCCATGGGCTCATTGCCAATCATACCCGAACGATTTACCTACCAAGTGACAAAATCAAAATATAAGCAATTTAATATTGTGAAACAATTATTAAAACGTCCTGAGGTTTCAACCATCATCCATGCGGGTGATGCCGGGCGCGAGGGGGAACTGATCGTTCGTAACATCATTTCCTTAAGCGGTGTAAAGAAACCGATGAAGCGGCTATGGATTTCATCCTTGACGAAAAAGTCTATCGTAGACGGCTTTAAGTCGCTGAAGGACGGACAAGAGACCATCTATTTATTTCATGAGGCCTATACGAGGGCTTGTGCAGACTGGCTTGTCGGCATGAATGCGTCTCGTGCGTATTCCCTGTTGCTGAAGCAAAAAGGGATGAATGATGTTTTCTCAGCCGGTCGTGTACAGACACCGACACTTGCACTGATTGTTAAAAGGGAGCAGGAGATTGAATCCTTTGTATCAAAGCCCTTCTGGGAGATAATAGCTACCTTTGAGATGGATGGCCATAAATATGAAGGGAAATGGGAAAAGGACGGAGAATCAAGGCTCGACCAGAAGGAAATGGCCGAGAAGATTGCTGCCTTTTGCCAATCGAAAGAAGCCGTTATTAAGGATATGAAAACGGAACGGAAGGAATTTCAACCGCCTTTATTATTCAATCTTTCCTCTTTGCAGGCAACAGCCAATAAAGCCTTTAAGTATTCGCCAAAGAAGACGCTTGATATTCTGCAAAAGCTCTATCAAAAAGGAATCGTCTCCTACCCGCGTAGTGATTCGAACTATGTGACAGAAGGTGAGGCAGAGCTGTTTCCGGATATTTTGGAGAAGCTTGGGCAATTTGAAGACTATAAGAGTCTTATGCCTGTGCCAAATCCGTCCATCATTCATAATAAACGGTTCGTGAATGAAAAGAAGGTTTCAGACCACTATGCCATCATTCCGACGGAGCAGGTCACGAACCCAAGCCGCCTATCTGGTGAGGAGAGGAATATTTATGATCTGATTGTTCGCCGTTTAATTGCCGCACATTATGAATCAGCTGTATTTGATTATACGACCATCACCACACTAGTGGATGGCCGCGCTGAATTCATTTCGAAAGGGAAACAGCAAATACGCGAAGGCTGGCGCCAAGTCGTTTTCTTAGATGATAAGGATGAAGATACCATCCTTCCGAATGTGAAGAAGGATGACACGGGAATCGTCAAGAAAGTTAAGGTGAAGGAAGGAAAGACACAGCCGCCGAAACGCTATACAGAAGGACAGCTGATCACCCTAATGAAAACAGCCGGTAAACATTTGGACAATGAGGAGCTCGAGAAGGTTCTTATGAAATCAGAGGGACTTGGGACAGAAGCAACAAGAGCCGGAATCATCACAAGCTTGAAGGACCGTAAATATATTGACGTCAAGAAGAATCAGGTTTTTGCAACCGATAAGGGTAAGGTGCTGATCAAGGCAATAGGCGAGGAAATTCTTGCAAGCCCTGAAATGACAGCTAAATGGGAGCAGCGCTTGGCGGAAATCGGAGAAGGAAAGGCCTCGGCTGCCCAATTTATGGAACAGACGAAGAAGTTGACTGCGAAAATCATTGAAGATGCCATTAAGGGCTTCGAAACATGGGATTTCTCTGATTACAATGTTGAGAGCATCCAGCGGAAAGGCTCAAAATTTCCGAAACCGAAGAAAATGGGCCAATGCCCATTATGCCAAGGGGATGTCGTTGATAAAGGGCAATTCTATGGCTGCTCCAATTATCGGGAGAAGGAATGCAAATTCACCTTTTCGAAGACGATTCTTGGTAAGAAAATCAGTCAAGCCAATATGCAGAAGCTTCTGAAAGAAGGAAGGACAAACCTTATTAAAGGCTTTAGCAAGGGAGAAAATACATTTGATGCCACGCTTGAATGGAAGGATGGCAAAATTAATTTCTTATTTT